The Hemiscyllium ocellatum isolate sHemOce1 chromosome 7, sHemOce1.pat.X.cur, whole genome shotgun sequence genome window below encodes:
- the ahr2 gene encoding aryl hydrocarbon receptor 2 isoform X2 encodes MTASIKRSRAGWVTDKPSAHFQGNGQQNGQPIISEGDLLLEALNGFILVITAEGYVFYASPTIQDYLGFHQSDVVHQSVFELIHTDDRAMFRQQLHWALNPPACQESDPRADGIPENHSLCSRVMTFDLPPENSSFMERNFICRFRCLLDNSSGFLTLNFQGRLKFLHGQNKKAEDGTPIPPQLALFAMATPLQPPSILEVRTKTLIFQTKHKLDFTPMACDTKSKFVLGYTEAELCMRGTGYQFIHAADMMYCADNHVRMMKTGESGMTVFRLLTKQNGWVWVQANARLVYRGGRPDSIICKQKPLTNEEGEENLRKRSMRLPFNFATGEAVLYDHNPLLLGQLDSFEIQGKGTKVEKVLTGVNGTDPKNGINPNSLLGARMIQNPSAYTSYNEMHFNLDDIFANDFSVLNVPGDFCQPGNRGKTSSKQEQMDLDQADPLSTIMDILSQKNLDENNLCDTLENLDVENTELEQWEETLMKMDNTSIPDDFSDVLTSDFILSCVENMLTKDSPEANKFPQEGLDPAVGSITGPNQHNPLSQKPPGFENQNPAMPGFQDAIAAAEQIPMASGPPTPSRPAPQTPVTPGPQSVLPFGLKNTHVPQPQNETYPRIPNPLGSSTWNPLTASRYNPPNQRGLVPLDIRGPCGSPPAKPSCAGQVSGQQVSTGKMSVPGNLQQSVLHQPPYSGLNGQLEGQSLQVPQPQWQPQMQNGQQDPMLSHRVQDCFQIRQPSCGLTHALPERGSAACYLNQNSSGQLPYSCNITSKHRTTVNQFAMGLPPSTNSSCMFTPCEYEGRAPPPRTDPLFPDSSSLTPLPPYGKTEGLQNHSPFQATCYYEKDPVHSAIGSSAVPNGELNIYQLACQFEPNFSALPLTENSICQIPAGQAPWN; translated from the exons TCGGATGTGGTACACCAGAGTGTCTTTGAATTGATCCACACGGATGACCGAGCAATGTTCCGACAGCAGTTACACTGGGCCCTGAATCCACCTGCCTGTCAGGAATCCGACCCCCGAGCAGATG GTATTCCAGAGAACCACAGCCTTTGCTCCAGGGTCATGACTTTTGATTTGCCACCTGAGAATTCCTCTTTCATGGAGAGAAACTTTATCTGTCGCTTCCGTTGCCTGTTAGACAACTCTTCTGGCTTTCTG ACGCTGAACTTTCAGGGCCGGCTGAAGTTCCTACACGGGCAGAATAAGAAAGCGGAGGATGGCACTCCCATTCCCCCTCAGCTGGCTCTGTTCGCCATGGCAACGCCTCTCCAGCCTCCGTCCATCCTGGAGGTGCGCACCAAGACGCTCATCTTCCAGACTAAGCACAAGTTGGACTTCACGCCGATGGCATGTGACACCAA GAGCAAGTTTGTGCTGGGTTACACAGAAGCAGAGCTGTGTATGCGAGGCACAGGCTATCAGTTCATCCATGCTGCTGATATGATGTACTGTGCTGATAATCACGTGAGAA tgaTGAAAACTGGCGAGAGTGGAATGACAGTGTTCAGATTACTGACCAAACAGAACGGTTGGGTTTGGGTCCAGGCCAATGCCCGTTTGGTTTATCGAGGTGGACGACCTGACTCCATCATTTGTAAGCAGAAGCCTTTGAC GAATGAAGAAGGTGAGGAAAATCTCCGGAAAAGGTCCATGCGGCTGCCATTCAATTTTGCTACAGGAGAGGCAGTTCTGTACGATCACAATCCGTTGCTTTTGGGGCAGCTGGATTCATTCGAGATTCAAGGTAAAGGCACCAAGGTCGAGAAGGTTTTGACAGGGGTGAACGGGACTGACCCAAAAAATGGAATCAACCCCAATTCACTTCTGGGTGCCAGGATGATTCAGAATCCATCTGCGTACACCTCGTACAATGAAATGCATTTTAACCTTGACGATATCTTTGCCAACGacttctctgttttaaatgtgccgGGGGATTTCTGTCAGCCAGGCAATCGTGGCAAAACTTCTTCCAAACAGGAGCAGATGGACCTTGACCAGGCTGACCCACTGTCAACCATCATGGATATTCTGTCACAAAAAAACCTGGATGAGAACAACCTGTGTGACACTCTGGAAAACCTGGATGTGGAGAACACGGAGTTGGAGCAATGGGAGGAAACCTTAATGAAAATGGACAATACCTCGATCCCAGATGACTTCAGCGACGTCCTCACCTCCGATTTTATATTGTCATGTGTTGAGAACATGCTGACAAAAGACAGCCCGGAAGCTAACAAGTTCCCGCAGGAGGGCTTAGACCCCGCAGTAGGAAGTATAACCGGGCCGAACCAACACAACCCATTGTCACAAAAGCCGCCTGGATTTGAAAACCAAAACCCAGCAATGCCTGGCTTTCAAGATGCAATAGCAGCGGCTGAGCAGATCCCGATGGCTTCTGGCCCCCCCACCCCGTCTCGGCCTGCTCCCCAGACTCCCGTCACGCCTGGGCCGCAGAGCGTGCTGCCGTTTGGACTCAAGAACACGCACGTGCCTCAGCCACAGAACGAAACGTATCCCAGAATTCCCAACCCGCTGGGATCATCCACCTGGAATCCCCTAACGGCGAGCCGGTATAATCCTCCTAACCAGCGGGGTCTCGTTCCGCTCGACATCCGGGGTCCGTGTGGATCCCCGCCGGCCAAGCCGAGCTGTGCGGGGCAGGTCAGCGGGCAGCAAGTGAGCACAGGGAAGATGTCGGTACCGGGGAACTTGCAGCAGTCCGTGCTACATCAACCACCGTACTCTGGTCTGAATGGCCAGCTGGAAGGGCAGTCTCTGCAGGTGCCTCAGCCACAGTGGCAGCCGCAGATGCAGAAtggacagcaagatcccatgctgTCGCACAGAGTGCAAGACTGCTTTCAAATACGGCAGCCATCTTGTGGATTGACACACGCCTTGCCGGAAAGGGGCTCTGCAGCTTGTTATCTGAACCAAAACAGCAGCGGACAGCTtccttacagctgcaacatcacaaGCAAGCACAGGACCACAGTGAACCAGTTTGCGATGGgactgcctcccagcaccaacAGCAGCTGCATGTTCACCCCCTGTGAGTACGAGGGACGGGCCCCTCCTCCCAGAACTGATCCACTGTTTCCAGACAGCAGCTCCCTCACTCCTCTGCCTCCCTACGGTAAAACAGAAGGATTGCAGAACCACAGTCCCTTCCAGGCCACCTGTTACTATGAGAAAGACCCTGTTCATTCTGCTATAGGCTCCTCAGCTGTCCCCAATGGGGAACTGAACATTTATCAGTTGGCCTGTCAATTCGAGCCAAACTTTTCCGCATTACCGCTCACCGAGAATTCTATCTGCCAAattccagcaggtcaggcaccttGGAATTGA